In a genomic window of Cynocephalus volans isolate mCynVol1 chromosome 1, mCynVol1.pri, whole genome shotgun sequence:
- the LOC134374797 gene encoding semenogelin-1-like, producing the protein MMSDIFILSLLLILEKEIAVIGLYDQARNPNQDEVHGQNSNEIPGEYPSTQKGPLSLEPQDKPQCQSQDTVPVQTEQPIYNEKENQTQNPEQDQGHGQDETRMPGEYSNKEPTPLYDRQQGRPQDGSQGSFPIQTEGQIYNKNQSETEYPNQDQERGHNYSGLPDQYSSVKERPFFREQEGIQEGASQGRHSTPITKQLDDNDHSWA; encoded by the exons ATGATGTCTgacattttcattctttctctgcttctcattCTTGAGAAGGAAATAGCTGTGATTGGACTCTATG acCAAGCTCGAAATCCTAATCAAGATGAAGTGCATGGccaaaattcaaatgaaattcCAGGAGAATACCCAAGTACACAGAAAGGCCCACTCAGTCTTGAACCACAAGACAAACCCCAGTGTCAATCCCAAGACACTGTACCTGTCCAAACTGAGCAGCCAATATATAACGAAAAGGAAAACCAGACACAAAATCCTGAGCAAGATCAAGGTCATGGCCAAGATGAAACTAGAATGCCAGGGGAATATTCAAATAAAGAACCAACCCCACTCTATGATAGACAACAAGGTAGGCCACAAGATGGATCCCAAGGTAGTTTTCCTATCCAAACCGAAGGACAAATATATAACAAGAATCAAAGTGAGACAGAATATCCTAATCAAGATCAAGAGCGTGGCCACAATTATAGTGGGTTACCAGACCAATATTCAAGTGTGAAAGAGAGACCGTTCTTTCGTGAACAAGAAGGCATACAAGAGGGTGCATCCCAAGGCAGGCATAGTACCCCAATTACAAAACAATTAGATGACAATGACCACAGTTGGGCATGA